Proteins co-encoded in one Malus domestica chromosome 09, GDT2T_hap1 genomic window:
- the LOC103442584 gene encoding cyclin-U1-1 — protein sequence MLAAGDFTDRHSLPDPSIPRVLTILSFVLEKLVARNNTLADDLSLQVNGRSCGSAGIGKSLDVFHGVRRPSISIPKYLERLYKYTDCSPSCFVVGYAYIDRLLHKHPDSLVLSLNVHRLLVTSVMVASKMLDDVHYNNAFYARVGGVSNAELNKLELELLFLLDFGVTVSSRDFESYCFHLEKENLQNGACRRIERPLLVLNGVDDVPEIPENAESNSLPPQISEATLSSSLPQIVD from the exons ATGTTAGCCGCCGGCGATTTCACCGACCGCCATAGCCTGCCGGATCCAAGCATCCCGAGAGTGTTAACCATACTCTCTTTCGTTCTTGAAAAACTGGTGGCTCGAAATAACACGCTCGCAGATGACCTGAGCCTACAAGTCAATGGGCGGAGCTGTGGCTCGGCGGGGATTGGAAAGAGCTTGGATGTGTTTCACGGCGTGAGGCGCCCGAGCATAAGCATACCCAAGTACTTGGAGAGGCTGTACAAGTACACAGATTGCAGTCCATCATGTTTTGTGGTTGGATATGCGTATATAGATAGGCTGCTTCATAAGCACCCTGACTCTCTTGTGTTGTCCTTGAACGTGCATAGGCTGCTGGTCACAAGCGTTATGGTTGCTTCTAAGATGCTCGATGATGT GCACTACAACAATGCGTTTTACGCCCGCGTCGGAGGAGTGAGCAATGCTGAACTAAACAAACTAGAACTGGAGTTGCTTTTCCTGTTGGATTTCGGGGTCACGGTGAGCTCTAGGGATTTCGAGAGCTATTGCTTCCACTTGGAGAAAGAAAATTTGCAGAACGGGGCATGCCGAAGGATTGAAAGGCCATTGTTAGTCCTCAACGGTGTGGATGATGTACCTGAAATACCAGAAAATGCAGAGAGTAATTCCTTACCACCTCAGATATCAGAAGCTACACTGAGTTCCTCACTTCCTCAGATTGTGGACTGA